One Mycolicibacterium fortuitum subsp. fortuitum genomic window carries:
- a CDS encoding virginiamycin B lyase family protein: protein MSRALKVQLDGGPYALAAGCDGAMWVTLVHGGAVARVSSAGEVTTYPVGECARPSIIAAGPDGALWFTCSGDDRIGRITTAGELSSFELPEGSAPFGITAGPDDAMWFTTMSSGQIGRIATDGEISTEAVVGGMPSMITKGPDDALWFTLNETGKVGRLTVDGALTVRELPTAAAGPVGIAATHDDAVWFTEIRADKVGRIPVHDAIQELDLPGKPHAVVADPTDGVWVSLWGADQIARISGDGEVVTIDLPSGSEPHGLAIGPDGACWVALEFGFVLKMPT from the coding sequence TTGAGTAGAGCGCTCAAAGTTCAGCTCGACGGTGGGCCGTACGCCCTGGCGGCAGGCTGCGACGGCGCGATGTGGGTGACGTTGGTGCACGGCGGTGCCGTCGCCAGGGTGTCGTCCGCCGGTGAGGTGACGACGTATCCGGTCGGGGAGTGCGCGCGCCCCTCGATCATCGCGGCGGGCCCGGATGGAGCGTTGTGGTTCACCTGCTCCGGCGACGATCGCATCGGCCGTATCACCACGGCAGGGGAGCTGAGTTCGTTCGAATTGCCCGAAGGCAGTGCGCCGTTCGGCATCACCGCCGGTCCCGACGATGCCATGTGGTTCACCACGATGTCGTCGGGCCAGATCGGCCGGATCGCCACCGACGGTGAGATCAGCACCGAGGCCGTGGTCGGCGGGATGCCGTCGATGATCACCAAGGGCCCCGATGACGCGTTGTGGTTCACCCTCAACGAGACCGGCAAAGTTGGCCGGCTCACCGTCGACGGCGCCCTTACGGTTCGCGAACTGCCCACTGCCGCAGCCGGTCCGGTGGGTATCGCGGCCACTCATGACGATGCCGTGTGGTTTACCGAGATTCGCGCGGACAAAGTGGGCAGGATTCCGGTGCACGACGCCATTCAGGAACTCGACCTGCCCGGCAAACCGCATGCCGTCGTCGCCGATCCGACCGACGGGGTGTGGGTCAGTCTGTGGGGCGCCGATCAGATCGCCCGGATAAGCGGCGACGGTGAAGTGGTGACCATCGATCTGCCGTCGGGAAGCGAACCGCACGGGTTGGCGATCGGTCCCGACGGTGCGTGCTGGGTGGCGCTGGAATTTGGATTCGTCCTGAAAATGCCGACCTGA
- the glgB gene encoding 1,4-alpha-glucan branching protein GlgB: MTRSNHLTDRHLRPDPSDIQRLLIGQHHDPHSVLGAHEYNGLTVIRAYRPHAVKVVAVIGGDRFPMQHIESGLFAVAVPFTDLADYRLEIGYPGADDTLFTHTTADAYRFLPTLGELDLHLFAEGRHERLWEILGAHRRSFTTPDGVVEGVSFAVWAPNAKGVSVIGDFNHWDGNEAQMRVLGSSGVWELFWPGFPADGLYKFRIHGAGGVTTDRADPMAFATEVPPQTASRVTTSTYTWTDSEWMTRRAAQNPVFEPMSTYEVHLMSWRPGLSYRQLATELTEYVVEQGFTHVELLPVAEHPFGGSWGYQVTSYYAPTSRLGTPDDFRYLVDSLHRAGIGVIVDWVPAHFPKDAWALGRFDGTPLYEHSDPRRGEQLDWGTYVFDFGRPEVRNFLVANALYWLQEYHVDGLRVDAVASMLYLDYSRPEGGWTPNIYGGRENLEAVQFLQEMNATVHKVTPGIVTIAEESTSWPGVTRPTNLGGLGFSMKWNMGWMNDTLDYISHDPVHRSYHHHEMTFSMLYAFSENYVLPISHDEVVHGKGTLWGRMPGDDHAKAAGLRSLLAYQWAHPGKQLLFMGQEFGQRAEWSEERGLDWFQLDEQGFSGGVQRLVRDLNGIYRRHPALWSRDTSPEGYSWIDANDSANNVLSFLRFGADGSVLACVVNFAGSEHSEYRLGLPHSGEWQEVLNTDATIYNGSGIGNMGAVQATDEPWHGRPASAVMVLPPLAMLWFEPA, encoded by the coding sequence ATGACACGAAGCAACCACCTCACCGACAGACATCTGCGGCCCGACCCATCCGACATCCAGCGACTGTTGATCGGCCAGCATCACGATCCGCACTCGGTACTCGGCGCGCACGAATACAACGGCCTGACTGTGATCCGGGCCTATCGCCCGCATGCGGTCAAGGTCGTCGCGGTCATCGGTGGCGATCGATTTCCCATGCAGCACATCGAGTCCGGGCTTTTCGCGGTTGCCGTACCGTTCACCGACCTTGCCGACTACCGCCTGGAAATCGGCTATCCCGGTGCAGATGACACGCTCTTCACCCACACCACCGCCGATGCCTACCGCTTCCTGCCCACGCTCGGTGAACTGGACCTCCATCTGTTCGCCGAGGGCCGGCACGAACGGCTGTGGGAGATCCTCGGCGCCCATCGGCGCAGCTTCACCACCCCCGATGGGGTAGTCGAGGGGGTTTCGTTCGCTGTCTGGGCACCGAATGCCAAGGGTGTCAGCGTGATCGGTGACTTCAATCACTGGGACGGCAACGAGGCGCAGATGCGAGTGCTGGGCTCGTCCGGGGTCTGGGAGTTGTTCTGGCCCGGTTTTCCCGCCGACGGTCTGTACAAGTTCCGCATCCACGGTGCGGGTGGGGTCACCACCGACCGTGCCGATCCGATGGCGTTCGCCACCGAGGTGCCGCCGCAAACCGCGTCCCGCGTCACTACCAGTACCTACACCTGGACCGACAGCGAGTGGATGACGCGCCGGGCTGCGCAGAATCCCGTGTTCGAGCCGATGAGCACCTACGAAGTGCACCTGATGTCGTGGCGGCCGGGGCTGAGCTACCGGCAGTTGGCCACCGAGCTCACCGAATACGTTGTGGAACAGGGCTTCACCCACGTCGAGTTGCTCCCCGTGGCCGAGCATCCGTTCGGCGGGTCTTGGGGGTACCAGGTCACGTCCTACTACGCCCCGACGTCCCGGCTGGGAACCCCCGACGACTTCCGGTACCTGGTGGATTCACTACACCGGGCCGGGATCGGGGTGATCGTCGACTGGGTGCCGGCCCACTTCCCCAAGGACGCCTGGGCGCTGGGCCGTTTCGACGGCACCCCACTCTACGAGCATTCCGACCCGCGCCGCGGCGAGCAGCTTGACTGGGGCACCTACGTTTTCGACTTCGGCCGGCCCGAGGTCCGCAACTTCCTGGTCGCCAACGCTTTGTACTGGCTGCAGGAGTATCACGTCGACGGGCTGCGCGTGGACGCCGTCGCCTCGATGCTCTACCTCGACTACTCCCGGCCAGAAGGTGGCTGGACGCCCAACATCTACGGTGGTCGGGAGAACCTGGAGGCGGTGCAGTTCCTGCAGGAGATGAACGCCACCGTGCACAAGGTAACCCCGGGGATCGTCACGATCGCCGAGGAATCGACGTCCTGGCCCGGTGTCACCCGCCCGACCAATCTTGGGGGCCTTGGGTTCTCGATGAAATGGAACATGGGCTGGATGAACGACACGCTCGACTACATCAGCCATGATCCGGTGCATCGCAGCTACCACCATCACGAGATGACGTTCTCGATGCTGTACGCGTTCAGTGAGAACTACGTGCTGCCGATCAGCCACGACGAGGTCGTTCACGGCAAGGGCACGCTGTGGGGTCGGATGCCCGGCGACGATCATGCCAAGGCCGCCGGCCTACGCAGCCTGCTGGCCTACCAGTGGGCCCACCCGGGCAAGCAGTTGTTGTTCATGGGCCAGGAATTCGGTCAACGCGCCGAATGGTCGGAGGAGCGTGGGCTGGACTGGTTCCAGCTCGACGAGCAGGGCTTCTCCGGGGGTGTGCAACGGTTGGTGCGCGATCTCAACGGGATCTACCGTCGCCATCCGGCATTGTGGAGCCGCGATACCAGCCCCGAGGGCTACTCGTGGATCGATGCGAACGACTCTGCCAACAACGTGCTGAGCTTTCTGCGCTTCGGTGCCGACGGTTCCGTGCTGGCCTGCGTGGTCAACTTCGCCGGCAGCGAGCACAGCGAATATCGCCTCGGTCTCCCGCACTCCGGCGAGTGGCAGGAGGTGCTCAACACCGACGCGACCATCTACAACGGGTCCGGTATCGGCAACATGGGCGCGGTGCAGGCCACCGACGAGCCCTGGCACGGCCGGCCCGCGTCAGCGGTCATGGTGCTGCCACCGCTGGCGATGCTGTGGTTCGAGCCGGCCTGA
- a CDS encoding tetratricopeptide repeat protein: MTRPRPSVGPALAGAVDLSALKQRPTAGGGAGAPAGGPNVTEVNETNFEAEVLVRSGQVPVVVLLWSPRSESSAALGDALAGLAASDNGKWSLALVNVDTTPRVAQMFGIQGVPTVVALAGGQPIASFQGSQPTEELRRWVDSLLAATAGKLSGSGAGDEDAEQVDPELAAARAHLDSGDFPAAAAAYQAILDAQPNHAEAKGAVRQIAFLQRASAQRPDAVAVADAAPDDIEAAFAAADAELLAQQVSAAFDRLIALIKRTAGDDRTKVRTRLIELFELFDPADPEVVAGRRNLANALY, encoded by the coding sequence GTGACTCGTCCACGACCTTCTGTCGGGCCGGCGCTGGCCGGCGCGGTTGACCTCTCGGCACTCAAGCAGCGGCCCACTGCGGGCGGCGGCGCAGGCGCGCCCGCCGGCGGCCCCAATGTCACCGAGGTCAACGAAACCAATTTCGAAGCCGAGGTACTGGTCCGCTCGGGCCAGGTCCCGGTAGTCGTGCTGCTGTGGTCGCCGCGCAGCGAATCCAGTGCTGCACTGGGCGATGCCCTGGCCGGGTTGGCCGCGTCGGACAACGGCAAGTGGTCGCTGGCGCTGGTCAACGTCGACACCACGCCACGAGTGGCGCAGATGTTCGGCATCCAGGGCGTGCCGACCGTGGTTGCGCTCGCGGGCGGACAGCCGATCGCCAGCTTCCAGGGGTCTCAACCGACCGAAGAACTGCGCCGCTGGGTCGACTCGCTGCTTGCGGCGACCGCAGGCAAGCTGAGCGGCTCAGGCGCCGGTGACGAGGATGCCGAGCAGGTCGATCCCGAGCTGGCCGCGGCCAGGGCCCATCTGGACTCGGGTGATTTCCCCGCCGCAGCGGCCGCCTATCAAGCGATCCTCGATGCCCAGCCCAATCATGCCGAAGCCAAGGGTGCGGTACGTCAGATCGCGTTCCTGCAGCGGGCCAGCGCGCAGCGCCCGGATGCTGTGGCCGTCGCCGACGCGGCTCCCGACGACATCGAGGCGGCGTTCGCCGCTGCCGACGCCGAACTCCTGGCCCAGCAGGTGTCGGCAGCCTTCGATCGACTCATCGCGTTGATCAAGCGAACCGCCGGCGACGACCGGACGAAGGTGCGGACCCGGCTCATCGAGTTGTTCGAGCTGTTCGACCCGGCCGATCCGGAGGTCGTCGCGGGCCGTCGTAACCTCGCCAACGCGCTCTACTGA
- a CDS encoding glycosyltransferase family 1 protein produces the protein MKALRRFTVRAHLPERLAALERLSINLRWSWHKPTQDLFAELDPELWQQTNGDPVALLGAVSPRRLDELAGDEAFLNRLDELAADLDNYLSRPLWYQQQIDDGVEMPKGIAYFSMEFGVAEVLPNYSGGLGILAGDHLKSASDLGLPLIAVGLYYRSGYFRQSLTADGWQHETYPSLDPQGLPLRLLTDASGAPVLVELALPDARELRARVWIAQVGRVPLLLLDADVPENEHELRGVTDRLYGGDQEHRIKQEILAGIGGVRAIRAFTEIENLPAPEVFHMNEGHAGFLGAERIRELVAAGLDFDTALTVVRSSTVFTTHTPVPAGIDRFPVEMIRRYFGSPPGGPADSRLLPGVPLERVIAFGAEDDPSKFNMAHMGLRLAQRANGVSLLHGRVSRAMFNDLWPGFDRAEVPIGSITNGVHAPTWAAPQWLALGRELIGSEAAEPAVWERLQEVDPGHMWWIRSQLRETLIADVRDRLRRSWLERGASEAELGWIATAFDPSVLTVGFARRVPTYKRLTLMLRDPERLEKLLLDEKRPVQLIVAGKSHPADDGGKALIQQIVRFADRPEVRHRIAFLPDYDMSMARLLYWGCDVWLNNPLRPLEACGTSGMKSALNGGLNLSIRDGWWDEWYDGENGWEIPTADGVDDEARRDDLEAAALYDLLEHAVTPKFYERDEHGVPTRWVEMVRHTLQVLGPKVLASRMVRDYTEKYYLPAAQSLRETVEATSGEPFGAARQLADYRRRAQDAWPKIQITDVDSYGLPDTPLLGSQLTLTATVQLAGLRPDEVTVQAVLGRVDAGDVLVNPVTVTMAHTGSAEGDTEVFSTSTPLPVAGPVGYTVRVLPHHRLLTADNELGLVTLA, from the coding sequence GTGAAAGCCCTCAGAAGGTTCACCGTCCGCGCGCACCTTCCCGAGCGGTTGGCGGCGCTGGAACGGCTGTCGATCAACCTGCGCTGGTCGTGGCACAAGCCCACCCAGGACCTGTTTGCTGAGCTGGATCCCGAGTTGTGGCAGCAGACCAACGGAGACCCCGTCGCACTACTGGGGGCGGTCAGTCCGCGACGGCTCGATGAACTGGCCGGCGACGAAGCCTTCCTGAACCGGCTCGACGAGCTGGCCGCGGACTTGGACAACTATCTGAGCCGCCCGCTGTGGTACCAGCAGCAGATCGACGACGGAGTAGAGATGCCGAAGGGCATCGCGTACTTCTCGATGGAGTTCGGTGTCGCCGAGGTGCTGCCCAACTATTCGGGTGGTCTGGGAATCCTGGCCGGTGACCATCTGAAATCGGCGTCGGATCTGGGGCTGCCGTTGATCGCGGTGGGTCTGTACTACCGCTCCGGATACTTCCGGCAGTCGCTGACCGCCGACGGGTGGCAGCACGAGACCTATCCGTCGCTGGATCCGCAGGGTCTGCCATTGCGGTTGCTCACCGATGCGTCCGGGGCGCCGGTGCTGGTGGAGTTGGCCCTGCCGGATGCCCGCGAACTGCGGGCCCGGGTCTGGATCGCGCAGGTGGGCAGGGTTCCGCTGCTGCTGCTCGATGCCGATGTTCCGGAGAACGAGCACGAGTTGCGTGGGGTCACCGATCGGCTGTACGGAGGTGACCAGGAACACCGGATCAAGCAGGAGATCCTGGCCGGTATCGGCGGTGTGCGGGCGATCCGCGCCTTCACTGAGATCGAAAACCTCCCTGCCCCTGAGGTTTTCCACATGAACGAGGGTCACGCCGGATTCCTCGGAGCGGAACGCATCCGGGAGCTTGTCGCGGCAGGTCTGGATTTCGACACCGCGTTGACGGTGGTCCGCTCGTCGACGGTGTTCACCACCCACACCCCGGTGCCCGCCGGCATCGACCGGTTCCCCGTCGAGATGATCAGGCGCTATTTCGGAAGCCCACCCGGCGGTCCGGCAGATTCACGCCTGCTGCCCGGTGTGCCGCTGGAGCGGGTCATCGCCTTCGGTGCCGAGGACGATCCGTCGAAGTTCAACATGGCCCACATGGGTCTGCGGCTGGCGCAGCGGGCCAACGGGGTGTCGCTGCTGCACGGTCGGGTCAGCCGGGCGATGTTCAACGATCTGTGGCCCGGATTCGACCGGGCCGAGGTGCCGATCGGCTCGATCACCAACGGTGTGCACGCCCCCACGTGGGCGGCGCCGCAGTGGCTGGCGCTGGGGCGCGAGCTGATCGGTTCCGAGGCCGCCGAGCCGGCGGTGTGGGAGCGCCTGCAGGAGGTCGACCCTGGCCACATGTGGTGGATCCGCTCTCAGTTGCGTGAGACGCTGATCGCCGACGTCCGTGACCGGTTGCGTCGTTCGTGGCTGGAACGTGGCGCATCGGAAGCTGAACTCGGTTGGATCGCAACGGCGTTCGATCCGTCGGTGTTGACCGTGGGATTCGCCCGGCGGGTGCCCACGTACAAGCGGTTGACGTTGATGCTGCGCGATCCGGAGCGGCTGGAGAAGTTGCTGCTCGACGAGAAGCGCCCGGTGCAGCTGATCGTGGCAGGCAAGTCGCATCCGGCTGATGACGGCGGCAAGGCGCTGATACAGCAGATCGTGCGGTTCGCCGATCGCCCCGAGGTGCGCCACCGCATCGCGTTCCTGCCCGATTACGACATGTCGATGGCGCGGTTGTTGTACTGGGGTTGCGACGTGTGGCTCAACAATCCGTTGCGGCCGTTGGAGGCCTGTGGCACCTCGGGCATGAAGAGCGCGCTCAACGGAGGCCTGAACCTGTCGATCAGGGACGGCTGGTGGGACGAGTGGTACGACGGCGAGAACGGCTGGGAGATCCCGACCGCCGATGGGGTGGACGACGAGGCCCGTCGTGACGATCTGGAGGCAGCCGCCCTCTACGACCTGCTCGAACATGCGGTCACACCGAAGTTCTACGAGCGCGACGAGCACGGGGTGCCGACCCGCTGGGTCGAGATGGTGCGCCACACCTTGCAGGTGCTGGGTCCGAAGGTGCTGGCCTCCCGCATGGTGCGGGACTACACCGAGAAGTACTACCTGCCGGCGGCGCAGTCCCTGCGGGAGACTGTCGAGGCCACGTCCGGTGAGCCGTTCGGCGCGGCGCGGCAGCTGGCCGACTACCGGCGCAGGGCGCAGGATGCCTGGCCGAAGATCCAGATCACCGACGTCGACAGCTATGGTCTGCCGGACACGCCGCTGCTGGGATCTCAGCTGACGCTGACGGCCACGGTGCAGCTGGCCGGGCTGAGGCCCGACGAGGTGACGGTGCAAGCCGTGTTGGGCCGGGTGGACGCCGGCGACGTGCTCGTGAATCCGGTGACGGTGACGATGGCGCACACGGGGTCGGCCGAGGGTGACACCGAGGTGTTCTCAACCAGCACGCCGCTGCCGGTGGCCGGACCGGTGGGGTACACCGTGCGGGTGTTGCCCCATCATCGGCTGCTCACCGCCGACAACGAGCTCGGTCTGGTGACACTGGCTTGA
- a CDS encoding DUF3817 domain-containing protein, with product MAAMTRSFDLRTAAGWFRLIALAEAVSWAGLLVGMYFKYLGSPRTEIGVKVFGPIHGGVFIAFVAVAVLVGVARKWDIGTWILALLASVVPLGSVIFVMWADRTARIEAGDGPALVAQPGGAAPETT from the coding sequence ATGGCGGCCATGACACGCTCTTTCGACCTGCGCACGGCCGCCGGCTGGTTCCGGCTCATCGCCCTCGCCGAGGCGGTGAGCTGGGCCGGCCTGCTGGTCGGGATGTACTTCAAGTACCTCGGTAGTCCACGCACCGAGATCGGTGTGAAGGTGTTCGGCCCGATCCACGGCGGCGTTTTCATCGCGTTCGTGGCGGTCGCCGTGCTGGTCGGCGTGGCCCGAAAATGGGACATCGGCACCTGGATTCTGGCGTTGCTGGCCAGCGTCGTGCCGCTGGGCAGTGTGATCTTCGTCATGTGGGCTGATCGGACCGCACGCATCGAGGCGGGGGACGGGCCGGCACTGGTGGCGCAACCGGGCGGGGCAGCTCCGGAAACGACGTGA
- a CDS encoding MspA family porin, producing MLIRSFGLLVAAALVCAAPVAPAWADPVVAPEVEVVADIMPKPGEPAVADLVESTPPANLKTPDGWNLTVSASDETQASVPPLTTAISSREYVVGGTYRGTMTGPDGGDKPGGTLEAGYQIGCGIDMSTSNGVALTGTAGLNSSIGILGTDMASPWPEGILPGVGANIGGGITIGLKPGIINLIPVTKKEFKGAEPWVMISNFRVKIDGCVGQSFIRSYAVLTRSTDESEAVLAWYGTTKVV from the coding sequence GTGTTGATTCGCTCGTTCGGATTGCTCGTCGCGGCGGCGCTGGTCTGCGCGGCGCCGGTTGCCCCGGCCTGGGCCGATCCTGTCGTTGCCCCCGAGGTCGAGGTCGTCGCCGACATCATGCCCAAGCCCGGCGAACCGGCGGTCGCCGATCTGGTCGAGTCCACCCCGCCGGCCAACCTCAAGACCCCGGACGGCTGGAACCTCACGGTGTCTGCCAGTGACGAAACCCAGGCCTCGGTGCCACCTCTCACCACCGCGATCTCATCCCGCGAATACGTCGTCGGGGGCACCTACCGCGGCACGATGACCGGTCCCGACGGAGGTGACAAGCCCGGTGGCACATTGGAGGCCGGCTACCAGATCGGTTGCGGGATCGACATGAGCACGTCCAACGGCGTGGCGTTGACCGGCACCGCCGGGCTCAACTCGTCCATCGGAATTCTCGGCACCGATATGGCCTCGCCCTGGCCGGAGGGGATCCTTCCCGGAGTCGGCGCGAACATCGGTGGCGGCATCACCATCGGCCTCAAACCCGGCATCATCAACCTGATCCCGGTGACCAAGAAGGAATTCAAAGGCGCCGAACCGTGGGTGATGATCAGCAACTTCCGGGTGAAGATCGACGGGTGCGTCGGCCAGTCGTTCATCCGCTCCTATGCCGTGCTGACCCGCTCCACCGACGAGTCCGAAGCGGTACTCGCCTGGTACGGCACCACGAAGGTGGTCTGA
- a CDS encoding alpha-1,4-glucan--maltose-1-phosphate maltosyltransferase, with the protein MAGRIGIDDVAPVVFGGQFPAKAVVGEVVPVRATVWREGHDAVAATLVVRYLGTDYPRLATGPGTAAVPVPIDAVMQPAQRIKPQALPMAQGDVPDIFHGQFTPDSVGLWTYRVDGWGDPIATWRHAVEAKLGAGQSEAELSNDLLVGARLLERAATGVPRKLRDPLIEASAALRAPGDPFARAGAALSEEVTELLDQYPLRELVTRGDQYGVWVDRPLARFSSWYEMFPRSTGGWDKTGRPVHGTFATAAEQLPRIARMGFNIVYLPPIHPIGKVHRKGRNNAVTAAPDDVGSPWAIGSDEGGHDAVHPDLGTIDDFDEFVGAARKHGIEVALDLALQCAPDHPWAAAHPEWFTVLPDGTIAYAENPPKKYQDIYPLNFDNDPAGLYHEVLRVVRFWISHGVKVFRVDNPHTKPPNFWVWLIAEVKNEDPDVLFLSEAFTRPARLYGLAKRGFTQSYTYFTWRTNKWELTEFGNEITANADCARPSLWVNTPDILHESLQHGGPGMFAIRAVLAATMSPSWGMYSGFELFEHRAVREGSEEYLDSEKYELRPRDFSAALAEGRSLEPFVTRLNEIRRLHPALRQLRTLTFHHVDNDALLAYSKFDPITGDTVLVVVTLNPFSAEEATLWLNMEALGMETHDRFWVRDEITGEEYQWGQSNYVRIDPAKAVAHVLNMPLVPYEQRLGLLRRE; encoded by the coding sequence GTGGCCGGTCGTATCGGAATCGACGATGTCGCGCCAGTGGTCTTCGGCGGACAGTTCCCGGCAAAAGCCGTCGTCGGGGAAGTAGTGCCGGTACGCGCCACAGTGTGGCGGGAAGGCCACGACGCCGTGGCGGCCACTCTCGTGGTGCGTTACCTCGGTACGGACTACCCGCGGCTGGCCACCGGACCGGGCACCGCAGCCGTACCGGTGCCGATCGATGCGGTGATGCAGCCGGCCCAGCGGATCAAACCGCAGGCCCTGCCCATGGCACAGGGCGATGTCCCTGACATTTTCCATGGCCAGTTCACCCCCGACAGCGTCGGCCTGTGGACCTACCGCGTCGACGGCTGGGGCGATCCGATCGCCACCTGGCGCCATGCGGTGGAGGCCAAGCTCGGCGCTGGCCAGAGCGAGGCCGAGCTGTCCAACGACTTGCTGGTCGGGGCCCGCCTGCTCGAGCGGGCCGCCACAGGCGTGCCCCGCAAATTGCGGGATCCGCTGATCGAGGCCTCTGCCGCACTGCGCGCCCCCGGTGACCCGTTCGCCCGCGCCGGGGCGGCGTTGTCCGAAGAGGTCACCGAGTTGCTCGACCAGTACCCCCTTCGTGAGTTGGTCACCCGCGGTGACCAATACGGTGTCTGGGTGGACCGGCCGCTGGCCAGGTTCTCCTCCTGGTACGAGATGTTCCCGCGGTCCACCGGCGGCTGGGACAAGACCGGACGTCCGGTACACGGGACTTTCGCCACCGCCGCCGAGCAACTTCCCCGGATCGCCCGCATGGGTTTCAACATCGTCTATCTGCCGCCGATCCACCCGATCGGCAAGGTGCACCGCAAGGGACGCAACAACGCAGTCACCGCGGCGCCAGACGACGTGGGGTCCCCGTGGGCCATCGGCAGCGACGAAGGCGGCCACGACGCCGTCCACCCGGATCTCGGCACCATCGACGACTTCGATGAATTCGTGGGCGCTGCCCGCAAGCACGGCATCGAGGTGGCCTTGGATCTCGCTCTGCAATGTGCGCCCGACCACCCTTGGGCTGCAGCGCATCCGGAGTGGTTCACCGTGTTGCCCGACGGCACCATCGCCTACGCGGAGAACCCGCCGAAGAAGTACCAGGACATATATCCCCTTAACTTCGACAACGACCCCGCCGGCCTCTACCACGAGGTGCTGCGGGTGGTGCGGTTCTGGATCTCGCACGGTGTCAAGGTCTTTCGCGTCGACAATCCGCACACCAAACCGCCGAACTTCTGGGTCTGGTTGATCGCCGAGGTCAAGAACGAGGACCCGGACGTGTTGTTCCTGTCCGAGGCGTTCACCCGCCCGGCCCGGCTCTACGGGTTGGCCAAACGCGGCTTCACCCAGTCCTACACGTACTTCACCTGGCGCACCAACAAGTGGGAGCTCACCGAATTCGGCAACGAGATCACCGCGAATGCGGACTGCGCGCGCCCCAGCCTGTGGGTCAACACCCCCGACATCCTCCATGAGTCACTGCAGCACGGCGGTCCGGGCATGTTCGCGATCCGTGCGGTGCTGGCTGCCACCATGAGCCCGTCGTGGGGCATGTATTCGGGTTTCGAACTGTTCGAGCACCGAGCCGTCCGCGAGGGCAGCGAGGAATATCTGGACTCCGAGAAGTACGAGCTGCGTCCCCGCGACTTCTCAGCGGCCCTGGCCGAAGGCCGCTCTCTTGAGCCTTTCGTGACCCGGCTCAACGAGATCCGGCGCCTGCACCCGGCCCTGCGCCAGCTGCGCACGCTCACCTTCCACCACGTGGACAACGACGCACTACTCGCCTACAGCAAGTTCGATCCGATCACCGGAGACACCGTGCTCGTGGTGGTCACGCTCAACCCGTTCTCCGCGGAGGAAGCCACTCTGTGGTTGAACATGGAGGCACTGGGTATGGAAACACATGACCGATTCTGGGTACGCGACGAGATCACCGGCGAGGAATACCAGTGGGGACAATCGAATTACGTCCGCATAGACCCCGCCAAGGCGGTGGCGCACGTGCTGAACATGCCGCTCGTACCCTATGAGCAACGACTGGGCTTGCTACGCAGGGAATGA